A region of the Leptospiraceae bacterium genome:
ATGTATTGTTTGCCGATAAAGCCTATTTTATTGATCCGAGCATTTGCTACGCACATCCAGAACAAGACCTCGCCATGTTAGAATTATTTGGGAGTCAACTCAATAGAACGGAAGTAGAGGATTTCCTAAATGAACTGGGATGTTCGAATAATTTTTCTGAGCGAGTTCCTTTCTGGCAAATCTATCCGCTTTTAGTTCACGTGAATTTATTTGGTGGGTCTTATGTGAGTCAATTCTATCAAAGTGTTGAATTCTATGATTAGTTTGGGAAAATTTCGATAGAAATTTAATATAGGTAGATTCATTGGGTATTCTTGGGAAAATTTACAAGGGCTAATATAATTATACCGCAAATGCTAATAAAATCGATGAATTTCCTGCTATGAGTATTAGGCTAAATAAAAAAATTATTGTAATATAACTAGATAGTTTCTTAAAATGAAAAAACTCGGTAAATAAAGATAGAAAGGAATAATGTATGAAGTTAGTGAGTATGGTGTTTTTGATTGCAGGTATAATTGGCTTATCTGCACAGGAAAAGGAAACGGCAGTTGTCAGTTTTTTGGTTGGCAAAGTTAATCTGAAGACTACTGCGGATAATAAATGGAAACCGCTGAAAAAAGAAGATAAGGTCGATAGCGGAGATTCTGTTATGACCAGTAATGGCTCTGTAGTTACCATAACTTATAAAGGGTCTGAGTTTAAGATTGCTGCGAATTCTACCGTTGTGGTTAATAGTCTTTATTCGAAAGATAAAGATGGCAGTGTAGAAGTGAAAAATGGCGGAGCTTGGTTCAATATAAAAGATCTGGGAGGGAGGAAGTTTGTTGCGGCTACTCCTACTTCTACCGCTGGAGTTCGTGGAACAGCTTTTGGCGCTTTGTATGATGACAAGACGAAAATTGCTATGCATTGTGTTTGTGAAGGCAAAGTAGAAGTAACCTCTACAGAAGCTGGGGCAAAACCTAAGATGGTGGAAAAAGGAAATGGAAGTAGTTTTAAAGAGGGAAGTGCTGATATCGCAATGAATTCTTACAAAAATTTAATTGTAAAAAAAGAAGCGATGCCTGAATTTGAATCGAAAGTAAAAGAGTCTCCTATGTTAAAGAACTGCCTTTCCTGCCACGCTCCAAAAGGCTGGTCTGCCCCAGGAATTATCAAGGACGACAAATACGGTAAATAAGGAATTAACATGAAGAAATTATACACAGCAGTAATGACAGCAAGTGGCGGAAGATCAGGTAGCGTTAAATCGCCTGACGGTAAATATGAATTTGCCTTATCTATGCCAAAAGAACTTAGAGGCGAAGGGGGAGATGGGGTTAATCCTGAATTGCTCTTTGCCGCTGGTTATTCGGCTTGTTTTCACAGTGCGATGAAAGTTGTTGCTACTCGGAAAAAAGTTGAGATAGAGAATTCTTCTGTTACTGCTTCAGTCGATATAGGAATGATTAGTGGGGGAGGATTTGGATTAGCCGTTACTTTGACTGTTCGCATTCCTGGTATGGAAAAAGAAGCAGCAGAAGAACTCGTTGCAGCAGCGCATCTAGTTTGTCCTTATTCCAATGCTACACGCAACAACATCGAAGTTACACTTGTAGTCGAATCGTAATTAGCCTCAAGACTGTCACCTCGAACAGCTTCATCGTGAGAGGTCTATCTCTCTTAACACGATAGTTTTAAGCAAGATAGACCTCTCACTATTTTTCCGCCCTGCGCTTGGTCGCGTCCTTCGCCTACGCAAGTTCGAGGTGACAGTAGTTCACAGACTCGCAATCTTTTTGAGACAATCGACGCATAGGCAATCTGTAAAATTTTCGGCGATATAATTTCTTTGTGTGGTTGTGAGGGTGATTGCTGCACATTCACAATTTTGGATTGAAGCAACTTTGCACTCGAATGACTTTTTACACGATGGACAAATTTTCGATTTTGATTGATTTATAGTTTCCGTATTCATAATTAGATTATTTTGAAGATAAGATCACAAGTCAAACAAATGGCTGTTATGCGAAATAAAAAAGGAAAATAGAATGGTAATTGTATTTGATATGGATAATACTTTAGCGGATGAAATGGGAGCAGGATTACGACCCGGTATCGTAGATTTTTTGCAGAAATTAAAATCCGAGAAACACGAATTAAAGCTCTGGACAAATTCAAAAAGAGAAAGAGCCATTTCCATTTTGCAAGAGCATAAATTAAAAGCATATTTTACAGAATGCATATATCGAGAAGACTATGATCCTGATGATAAGGGGATACGCAAAGATATCCGCAGAGTAAAAGGTGATTTTTTAATAGACGATGACCCAAAAGAAATTCAATTTGTAAAGTCCATAGGTAAAGATGGATTCTTAATTACTTCTTTTCGAAAAGGCGGAAAGGTAAAAGCAGGAGAGTTAGACGAAATCTACAAAGTCATTAAAAGTAAATCAGCATTTATTAAAAATTTTTTTTAATAAATGCTATCAACTTAAGGACTTTCACAGTCATTTCGAACATCGCTTGGCGGATTGATGCGACCAAGCAAATGGGTGACTGAAGTAAAATAATTGTTCTTACAAACTCATTTAGCACTGTGGATGAAAATGTCTTTTCGAATTCAACTTAGTCTGGTAAGTTTTTGCCTCTGTGGCATATCTTTATGCACAACATCACCATTATCCGCACAAGAGACAAAGAAATCAAATACAGTAGAAGTAATTGGAAAATCAACAGAAAGCGAAGCGGGCAAAACAAAATCCGTAAAAACAGATCCAACTGGATTTACAGAAGTAATTGATGCAGAAAAATTTAGAGGGAAATACACCTCGTTAACCGACGTTTTGGAAAGAGAAGCAGGTGTGCGCGTGAGAAGATTTGGAGGCTTAGGTTCGTATTCAACACTTTCTATTCGAGGCTCAAATGCAAACCAGGTGAGAATCTATGTAGATGGAGTTCCACTGAATAACGCACAGGGCGGAGAAGTGAATCTTTCCGATTTGTCTTTTGACAATTTGGAGAAAATCGAAATCTACAAATCAGGCTCTTCACCCGGGTTCAGTGGCTCAGCGATAGGCGGCACAGTAAACCTCGTTACAAGTAAAAGTTCCCGTAAACCATCCACTCGCTTTATAGTTTCCGGTGGTAGTTTAAACACAATCAAGATGAGTGCAAGTCATAACGCAAGTGTGAATAATGTGCGTTATACTCTATTTGCGCAACAGGAAAAGTCAGATCAAAACTTTACCTTTCGCAATAACAATGGCACTTACTTTAACCAGCTAGATGATTTCGATGACAAAAGAAGAAACGCTCAGTTTAATCGTTATAATTTTACAGGAAATGTTTCGTTTGATGTAAGGCAAACAACTGTTACTCTCTTAAATGATTTTAATTATCGCCAAAACGGAATTCCCGGACCCGGTAGCAATCAAACTAAAAAAGTAGAGCGAGAATATCTAAGAAACACAAGCTCGCTAGGAACTAGCACAAAATCATTCTTATTCACGAACCTAAACTTAGACACTAGGCTTTTTTATACCGGTGCTAGAGACCATTTATTTGATCCACTTTCTGAGTTTTCTAGCGGCACTCCAAACTCAAAAGCTGATATTCAGCAATACGGATTACATATATTACCCTCTCTTTATTTACTTGGCTCCAATCAGATTTTGCGATTCATGCTTGCTTTAGAGCGCGAGACATTTAAGCGAGATAGAAGAAATAAATTTGATCAGGTTGTAGATTTTTCTACTCGTAAATTTAGACATCATACTACCTGGCAGATACAAGATGAGATTCGTCTATTTGATAAGCGTTTGACTTTAACCCCTACCATTCAGCAGGAACTTTATATTGACCGCTTTAACTCGCAAGATAGTCTTTTTCAAAATACACAGAGCGATCCAAATAAAAAAACTACACAATATACAAATTACAGAATGGGGCTACTCGGTGTAATCTACAAAAATACAGAAAATACTTTTAGCTTTAAATCAAACATCGCCCGAGAAAGAAGAATTCCTGACTTCTTAGAATTGTTTGGAGAAAGAGGCTCTGTGATTGGAAATCTTTCTTTGAAACCGGAACGAAGTGTGAATATGGACGCTGGATTTGTATACGATACACAAAGGCAAAATGTAAAGTTTACAGGTTCGATTGCTTATTTTCAAAAAAATATTACCGATATGATTTTGTTTGTTCCTAATTCGCAATTCACTTTACGACCGGAAAACATTGACTCAGCAAGCATTAAGGGAATTGAGTTTACTCAGAATTTAACTCTATTTGAACGATGGAAATTGGAGTCTAATTACACTTACCAAAAAGCAATTAATACATCTGATACAACTTACTTAAAAGGAAAATATTTGCCATTACGTCCAGTCAACGAGTGGCATGGTAGCATTAGCCGCCGCTTCGATAAATTTGAATTAGGATTAGAGAATATCTTCATCGGTGCAGTATTCAAAGACCGCGCCAACGAATACCAAAACTATCAACCCGCTCGCTGGCTTCATAATATTTTCTTTACCTATTACATTAAACGGTCTACTGAAGAGGATAACCGAGAGTTTCTACTTACTCTCGAAGTCAAAAACATCACCGATAAAAGAGCAGAGGATATAGTAGGTTATCCTCTGCCGGGTAGAATTTGGTATGGAACGCTTAGTGGGAGATTTTAGATTTTAGCTAAGCAGTATAAATCTCATTCACCGGCTTACCGATATTAGCCCGTTTGCCATAGAGAAATTTTATATGATGATCGAAATGCCAGTTTGCTTTTTCGATGAGTTGTTGTAGAGTTAAAGTGCCGGCTTGCGAATGAATCCCTGTTCTCTGCAAATCCTGTTCGGAAATGGAATTGAGTATTTGTGCAACATACTCTCTATTAGCCGAAAAAAGTCTAACCGAGGCAGAAACATTCTCTGGTTTATAGGCAAGATTCTCTTTCCATTTGTTTTCATCAAAAGCCATGAGAGTAGGGTTCTCTTCGGCGATTACTCGTTTGATTCTATCACTGAATACTAAGTCGCAATCTACAATATGAAGGATAACTTCTGTTAGACTCCAAAGTCCTGGACCGGGCGTTGCGAGTAAGTCCTCTTTTTTTAAATTGGATGTTGCATAACTTAAGATATGTGTTGCTTTCTCATAAGAGGTTGTTAATTGTTCTTTCATTTATTCCTTCCTGTTAAAATTTCTGATATGTATAATTTTGACTTTTGTTTAATTTGTTCCAACTCTTCTATTGATAAACCTGCATTAGCCGCATGCTCATATTCGCTAACTAAAGTGGTATCAAAAATTCCAGGGTCATCACTTCCAATTGTTACTCTCAGATTATTTTTTATAAATCTTCTAATGGGATGTTCCTTCATTCCAGGCAGCATTCCGATATATAAATTAGACGTAGGGCAACATTCAATAACAGCTTTAGATTCTTCTCGCACTAAGTAAATCACAAAATCCTGAAAAGTATTTAGTTCATCAATATATTGTTTATTCATTTTAAATGAAATCTTGGAGTCAATGTTTGCGTTTTCAAGTATTTCTTTCTCGTGCATTAATTTTGAATAGTTCTGCGTTTTTCCGAAGGATTTAATTTTTTCGTAATGTAAAATTTCAAATTTAATCTGATCGAGTCTTTCGCCTATTGTTTCTGAAAATGTTTTGTCAGCGAAGCTTTCCGGGTTGATGCCAAGAGCGATACAATGACCGAGTCGATGCGAACCGTAGAGAGCTGATTCTCCTATCCATCTTACTGCTGACTTAGGTGTCTTATCCGCAAAGCTTTCTCCCACATGATATAATATGGATAAAGCAGATTGCGGATTATCCATATTATCCCGAATAATGGTTTGAAAAAAAGATTTCTTTTCCTTTGGGGGAAATCCCTCTTCAATGTAACAAAAATCAATACCTACTAAATATTCTCTGACTAAATCATTTTTGTTCATTAATTCTTTGAGCCATTTGTATTGCTCCTCATAATTTCCATCTCGATGTAGAGAGACAACAAGTTTTGCTTTCATTGAATTACTAACTGATTGTTCGCCTAACAGCAATCCTTCGCAAGCGGCTATCGTTTTTGAAAAGTAGACATCTTTGGTTGCGTAGGGTGCATACATAATGCGATATTCAGCAAATACAACTCCCTTATTTGCATGTTCGATTACTATATCTTTGCTCACGGATTTAATTTCATCTTCATCGAATTTGCATAAGGCTATGATTAGATTGAATTTGGATTGAAATTCTAGAAAAGGAGCGGGTTTCTTAAAGAGGTATATGCTTTTAAACCGCTCTATGTCTTTGTAGTCATTAAAAAAGCTTTTTGTATTCAATTCTTCTTTGTGAAATTTCTGGTGTAGTTCGGTATATAAATTCCATCTGGGATTCGGATTGTTTAGTCCGATTTCAAAAAGTTTTTCTGCCGTAATGGATCCGTAAAGATGATTGTGTAAATCTAGAAAACTCATACTTTGCATGAAAATATAGAATGAAAAGAACTGTAAAGTCATATTTATTTTATTCACAAGCAAAGTGTATCAACTAAACATGGTAAGCAAGAGAGGCTAATGATGAATATTATAAAACTAATTTTTATACTTTTACTTATGTTAGTGATAAATTGTGAGAGTAAAAATTCAGATGACGAAGAAAAAAAACGAGCGATAGCAGGCGTTTTGATAAATAATATTGGTGGCAATGTTGCAGTTACCAACAATTCGAGTTCTACTTCTGTCGGTTGTTCGAATTCTGCTCCCACATTTTCAACACTTGCTACGGCAGGGGTTACTTCTAATTGTGCGAAGTCTGGATGTCATGTTGGATCTAGTCCGCAAAATGGATTGGATATGACGAGTTATAATTCTGTTCTTGCAAAAGTTACTCCTAAAAATGGGAGTGCTAGTTCCTTATACCAAAAAGTCAATGGAGGAACTATGCAACAGTATACAACATCGCAAATAACTACGGCTATTTACTGTTGGATTCAAGGATGGGCATTGCCATGAAAAGGATAATATTATTTTACCTCGCCATATTTATTTTAAACTTAGAAGCAACTGAGATAAAAGAAGACCATTTAACTATAACCACCGGGAAAATTATTTTTATAAGTGAAGCTCCACAGGAAACAATCAAGGGCATCGGCAAGCAAATTTCAGGCGATGTTTACTTCAAAGAAAAGAAAGTCAATATTTCAATTGATCTTACTGATTGGAAAACAAACAATCGACTCCAAACCTCGCATCTACATGAAAATTATTTGGAAACGGAAAAATTCCCGAAAGCGATATTTGAAGGAGTGATTCAGTCTTATGATACTAAGTCCGGAGAAGTTGTAGTCGTAGGTTCAATTAGTTTACACGGCGTTATCCGCAAAGATGTGAGCATCAAAGGGAATGTAACCGCTACTGACTCAGGCTATTCTCTTGCTTGTGAATTTCCTATTAACTTAAAGGATTTTTCTATTCAAGTTCCAAAGTTACTGATTCTCAAAGTGAGTGAGATCGTGAAATTAGAAGTCAAGTTAGATTTAAAATCTGTAAAATAAGAAGGCAGTCAATGAAGGAATTTAATTATAAACTAATTTCAGGTATACTCATATTAGCTGCTACTTCCTTATTCGCTCAAGCGCAGCCAAAGTCAGCTTTTATGGGCTCTAGCTTAATTAATATGCCTACGACCGAAGATGTAGGTAAGGACAATCTAGATTTTCGTTTTAATCATAGATTTACAAATGGAAAAGCAACATCTGCTACATTCGGTGGATTAGATGGAGGGGCTAATACGCAGTTGTCTCTTGATTATGGGATTACTGAAAAATGGAGTGCGGGGATTGCTAGAACTTCTGCGTTCCAAACGTATGAGGCGAGGACAAAGTATAGGATTTTGACTCAAGATGATTCTATGCCTTTTAGTTTGAGTTTTTTTGGCGTTGTAGGTCAGGAGACTTCGAAGCAAGCAATCAAGTATGACAATTACATTAATCCTCCATCTATAGGGAATTACATCAGTTTGCCGTCACCAGCAGTTTCGCAAATTGATACATTCATTCGACAGGAAGGAAATGAGTATGAATTGAGCGATAAAGATAAGCGAAGCTTCCTTGCATCCTTTTTAATCTCTCGCAGATTCACAGATCGTATTTCGCTACAGGTCTCACCTATGTTCGTGCACAGAAATTTTATCAAGAGTCAATTAGGAAATGATAGAACAGGCCTCGATATTGGCGGTAGAATAAAGTTATTCAAACGAGTTGATCTAACCTTTGAAGCCATCTTTACTCCCAAACGAGATTATCAGGGAGCGAGCTATTATACAGAGGATCGGTATACGAAATATCCAGGTTTGAATACGTTAACCGGCACAGAGATCAATCAACAGTATAATAATCCGCAGGGTATTCAATATGCGGCTATTCGAAATATACTGCTAGATAAACCGGTTTCTTATTATTATGTACCGTTTAGTTTAGGGGTTGATATAGAAACAGGTGGACATGTGTTTCAACTTTTTGTCACCAATATGAGAACGATTGCCCACACCCAACTACTTCGCGGTGCTGATTATGACTATAAAAAAGGGGACTGGACATTTGGTTTTAATATTCATCGGTATTTCTCTTTTGCTAAGGATATTGAATAAATGATTTTTTTTAAATCAAAATTAAATCTTCATATCACAGAGCTTTCTTTACCTGTTTTTTTTGGAATGCTTAGTCATACATTGATTCAAGTGAGTGATACTATAATGGTTGGGAAGCTCGGCTCGGAAGCGATTGCCTCGGCAGGACTAGGCGGCATCGCATATTTTACAATTCTTTCTTTTTTGATGAATGGTTCTGTGGGCATACAAATATTAACCGCTCGCAGGTATGGAGAAAAAAATGAAATAGAAATTGGTAAGATAGGAATTAGCGTTTTATATTTCTCCCTTGTTGCTGGATTGCTTTTTTCAGTTCTGGGATATTATTTATCTCACTGGGTAATCGCTCTTATCTCAAATGATCCGAGTATAATCCAGAGTGCATCTTCCTATCTAGCTTATCGATTTCTGGGAACCATATTTTTCTTTCCTATCTTTGCACTTCGAGGTTTTATGGATGGTCTAGGACATACTTATCTTGGAATGATTGCAGCTTTTAGTTCGACATTCTCTAATATTTTTATGAACTGGGTATTGATTTACGGCAATTTAGGATTTACCGCTCTAGGTGTGGACGGAGCTGCCATTGCCTCTGCTCTTTCCGGAATTCCTGCTATGCTAATTCTAGTGGTTTATCTTTTCAAAAAGGATATTGCTTATTATTTAAAACAGTCCCATTTTCAATTCGACTTTTTAATCCTAAAAAATGCAATTAGCATTGGTTTACCTTCTGCAATTGATGGATCTCTCACTAATATTGCATTTATGGTATTCAACAAATTTGCCGGTATGATAGGAATAGACGCATTAGCCGCTTCTCAAATAATTATTAGTATTATCAGTCTTTCGTTTATGCCTGGATTCGCCTTTGGTGTTGCGGCTACTACTATTTTAGGTCAGGCTATGGGAGCAGGCAAGTTTCAACTCGCTAGGCTTGGAACATTTCGCTCCGCTAAATTTTCGGCTGTGCTCATGGGAATAATGGGAATTTTGTTCATCGTTTTCGGCAAGCAAATCATTGGTTTATTTTCTGCGGAGTTGCCAGTTATTCGAGAAGCATACCCCGCACTCATTGTGATTTCCATCGTCCAAGTAGGGGATGCATACCACATGGTTTTTGGTTCAGCCTTACGCAGTGCGGGTCTTGTTGTGTGGGTATTACAAGTGTATGCCGTTATCTCTTATTTAGTCATGTTGCCATTAGCCTACTTACTTGGTGTTTACTTACGATTAGGCTCTCTTGGACTCTGGTCTGCAGTTTCCATTTGGTTAGTTTGCCTCTCTCTTTGTTTTGTATGGAAATTCAACCAAGGCGATTGGAAACATCGAAAGATATAATCTTTACTTCTGCTTACTCTTATCCAATATTTTATCCATTTCCTCATCACTAACAGGAACTTTTACTATATCATTTCCTTCTTTTTTTACTTGCTCTAAATCCACAACAGCACCGGATAAGAGTGATTTGGCTTTACCGGAAGTATCCTTAACAGCGTATACTACCCATTTTCCGCCTTCAAGAGACAATACTAAATAAGAAAAATCACTCACTGCCAAAATGGTGTGGGCGGATAATTGCGAAGCCATTTCGTAGTTCATGACAACGCCACTTTGTAGAGTAATTCCAATTGGTATTCCAACTGCTTT
Encoded here:
- a CDS encoding organic hydroperoxide resistance protein encodes the protein MKKLYTAVMTASGGRSGSVKSPDGKYEFALSMPKELRGEGGDGVNPELLFAAGYSACFHSAMKVVATRKKVEIENSSVTASVDIGMISGGGFGLAVTLTVRIPGMEKEAAEELVAAAHLVCPYSNATRNNIEVTLVVES
- a CDS encoding FecR domain-containing protein; translated protein: MKLVSMVFLIAGIIGLSAQEKETAVVSFLVGKVNLKTTADNKWKPLKKEDKVDSGDSVMTSNGSVVTITYKGSEFKIAANSTVVVNSLYSKDKDGSVEVKNGGAWFNIKDLGGRKFVAATPTSTAGVRGTAFGALYDDKTKIAMHCVCEGKVEVTSTEAGAKPKMVEKGNGSSFKEGSADIAMNSYKNLIVKKEAMPEFESKVKESPMLKNCLSCHAPKGWSAPGIIKDDKYGK
- a CDS encoding DUF705 domain-containing protein, with product MVIVFDMDNTLADEMGAGLRPGIVDFLQKLKSEKHELKLWTNSKRERAISILQEHKLKAYFTECIYREDYDPDDKGIRKDIRRVKGDFLIDDDPKEIQFVKSIGKDGFLITSFRKGGKVKAGELDEIYKVIKSKSAFIKNFF
- a CDS encoding adenosine deaminase → MSFLDLHNHLYGSITAEKLFEIGLNNPNPRWNLYTELHQKFHKEELNTKSFFNDYKDIERFKSIYLFKKPAPFLEFQSKFNLIIALCKFDEDEIKSVSKDIVIEHANKGVVFAEYRIMYAPYATKDVYFSKTIAACEGLLLGEQSVSNSMKAKLVVSLHRDGNYEEQYKWLKELMNKNDLVREYLVGIDFCYIEEGFPPKEKKSFFQTIIRDNMDNPQSALSILYHVGESFADKTPKSAVRWIGESALYGSHRLGHCIALGINPESFADKTFSETIGERLDQIKFEILHYEKIKSFGKTQNYSKLMHEKEILENANIDSKISFKMNKQYIDELNTFQDFVIYLVREESKAVIECCPTSNLYIGMLPGMKEHPIRRFIKNNLRVTIGSDDPGIFDTTLVSEYEHAANAGLSIEELEQIKQKSKLYISEILTGRNK
- a CDS encoding MATE family efflux transporter, coding for MIFFKSKLNLHITELSLPVFFGMLSHTLIQVSDTIMVGKLGSEAIASAGLGGIAYFTILSFLMNGSVGIQILTARRYGEKNEIEIGKIGISVLYFSLVAGLLFSVLGYYLSHWVIALISNDPSIIQSASSYLAYRFLGTIFFFPIFALRGFMDGLGHTYLGMIAAFSSTFSNIFMNWVLIYGNLGFTALGVDGAAIASALSGIPAMLILVVYLFKKDIAYYLKQSHFQFDFLILKNAISIGLPSAIDGSLTNIAFMVFNKFAGMIGIDALAASQIIISIISLSFMPGFAFGVAATTILGQAMGAGKFQLARLGTFRSAKFSAVLMGIMGILFIVFGKQIIGLFSAELPVIREAYPALIVISIVQVGDAYHMVFGSALRSAGLVVWVLQVYAVISYLVMLPLAYLLGVYLRLGSLGLWSAVSIWLVCLSLCFVWKFNQGDWKHRKI
- a CDS encoding cysteine-rich CWC family protein; protein product: MNTETINQSKSKICPSCKKSFECKVASIQNCECAAITLTTTQRNYIAENFTDCLCVDCLKKIASL
- a CDS encoding TonB-dependent receptor, producing MSFRIQLSLVSFCLCGISLCTTSPLSAQETKKSNTVEVIGKSTESEAGKTKSVKTDPTGFTEVIDAEKFRGKYTSLTDVLEREAGVRVRRFGGLGSYSTLSIRGSNANQVRIYVDGVPLNNAQGGEVNLSDLSFDNLEKIEIYKSGSSPGFSGSAIGGTVNLVTSKSSRKPSTRFIVSGGSLNTIKMSASHNASVNNVRYTLFAQQEKSDQNFTFRNNNGTYFNQLDDFDDKRRNAQFNRYNFTGNVSFDVRQTTVTLLNDFNYRQNGIPGPGSNQTKKVEREYLRNTSSLGTSTKSFLFTNLNLDTRLFYTGARDHLFDPLSEFSSGTPNSKADIQQYGLHILPSLYLLGSNQILRFMLALERETFKRDRRNKFDQVVDFSTRKFRHHTTWQIQDEIRLFDKRLTLTPTIQQELYIDRFNSQDSLFQNTQSDPNKKTTQYTNYRMGLLGVIYKNTENTFSFKSNIARERRIPDFLELFGERGSVIGNLSLKPERSVNMDAGFVYDTQRQNVKFTGSIAYFQKNITDMILFVPNSQFTLRPENIDSASIKGIEFTQNLTLFERWKLESNYTYQKAINTSDTTYLKGKYLPLRPVNEWHGSISRRFDKFELGLENIFIGAVFKDRANEYQNYQPARWLHNIFFTYYIKRSTEEDNREFLLTLEVKNITDKRAEDIVGYPLPGRIWYGTLSGRF
- a CDS encoding YceI family protein encodes the protein MKRIILFYLAIFILNLEATEIKEDHLTITTGKIIFISEAPQETIKGIGKQISGDVYFKEKKVNISIDLTDWKTNNRLQTSHLHENYLETEKFPKAIFEGVIQSYDTKSGEVVVVGSISLHGVIRKDVSIKGNVTATDSGYSLACEFPINLKDFSIQVPKLLILKVSEIVKLEVKLDLKSVK
- a CDS encoding DinB family protein; this encodes MKEQLTTSYEKATHILSYATSNLKKEDLLATPGPGLWSLTEVILHIVDCDLVFSDRIKRVIAEENPTLMAFDENKWKENLAYKPENVSASVRLFSANREYVAQILNSISEQDLQRTGIHSQAGTLTLQQLIEKANWHFDHHIKFLYGKRANIGKPVNEIYTA